Proteins from a genomic interval of Pithys albifrons albifrons isolate INPA30051 chromosome 15, PitAlb_v1, whole genome shotgun sequence:
- the HSPA4 gene encoding heat shock 70 kDa protein 4 has product MSVVGIDLGFQSCYVAVARAGGIETVANEYSDRSTPSCISFGPKNRSIGAAAKSQVISNAKNTVQSFKRFHGRAFSDPFVQAEKASLAYELVQLPTGSTGIKAMYMEEERNFTIEQVTGMLLTKLKETAENALKKPVVDCVVSVPCFYTDAERRSVMDATQIAGLNCLRLINETTAVALAYGIYKQDLPALEEKPRNVVFVDMGHSAYQVSVCAFNKGKLKVLATSFDTTLGGRKFDQVLVEYFCEEFGKKYKLDIKSKIRALLRLYQECEKLKKLMSANASDLPMNIECFMNDIDVSGMMNRSKFLEMCEGLLARVEPPLRSVLEQAKLKKEDIYAVEIVGGTTRIPAVKEKISKFFGKEVSTTLNADEAVARGCALQCAILSPAFKVREFSITDLIPYPISLRWNSPAEEGLSDCEVFPKNHPAPFSKVLTFYRKEPFTLEAYYSSPKDLPYPDSAIAHFLVQKVTPQTDGSSSKVKVKVRVNIHGIFSVSSASLVEVHKSDENEEPMETDQHAKEEEKMQVDEEQQKAEEQQQTQPENKAESEEMETCQADSKDKKVDQPPQAKKAKVKTTTVDLPIENQLVWQIGKDMLNLFIENEGKMIMQDKLEKERNDAKNAVEEYVYEMRDKLCGVYEKFISEDDRNSFTLKLEDTENWLYEDGEDQPKQIYIDKLTELKALGQPIQARFQESEERPKAFEELGKQIQQYMKAVHAFKVKDEQYEHLDEADVAKVEKNANEAMEWMNNNLNLQNKRSLTLDPVIKAKDIQAKAKELASICNPIVNKPKPKVELPKEEQKPTEPNGPLEGQGDARSGTHPPEQGTAPTATEKKLPEMDID; this is encoded by the exons ATGTCCGTGGTGGGCATCGACCTGGGCTTCCAGAGCTGCTACGTGGCCGTGGCCCGAGCCGGCGGCATCGAGACCGTCGCCAACGAGTACAGCGACCGCAGCACGCC GTCCTGCATATCCTTTGGGCCCAAGAACCGCTCCATTGGGGCTGCAGCCAAAAGCCAG gTTATTTCAAATGCAAAGAATACAGTACAAAGTTTTAAAAGATTTCATGGTCGTGCATTCTCAGATCCCTTTGTTCAAGCTGAAAAAGCAAGCCTTGCCTATGAACTTGTCCAGCTGCCAACAGGCTCAACTGGCATCAAG GCCATGTAtatggaagaagaaagaaactttACTATTGAGCAGGTGACAGGAATGCTTCTTACCAAGTTAAAGGAGACCGCTGAGAATGCGCTTAAGAAGCCTGTGGTTGACTGTGTTGTTTCT GTTCCTTGTTTCTACACAGATGCAGAGAGGAGGTCTGTGATGGATGCTACACAGATTGCTGGTCTCAACTGTCTGAGACTAATAAATGAAACAACTGCAG ttGCCCTTGCCTATGGGATCTATAAGCAAGACCTGCCTGCCTTGGAAGAGAAGCCACGGAATGTTGTTTTTGTGGATATGGGGCATTCTGCGTATCAAGTTTCTGTTTGTGCATTCAACAAAGGCAAACTGAAA GTTCTTGCTACATCGTTTGATACAACGCTTGGAGGCAGGAAGTTTGATCAGGTGTTAGTTGAATACTTTTGTGAAGaatttggaaagaaatacaAACTAGACATAAAGTCCAAGATTCGGGCGCTGCTGAGGCTGTACCAGGAGtgtgagaagctgaaaaagCTGATGAGCGCCAATGCCTCTGATCTGCCCATGAACATCGAGTGCTTCATGAACGACATAGATGTGTCTGGAATGATGAACAG AAGCAAATTTTTAGAGATGTGTGAAGGCCTCCTTGCAAGAGTGGAGCCGCCCCTCCGCAGCGTGCTGGAGCAAGCCA AGTTAAAGAAGGAGGATATTTATGCAGTAGAGATAGTTGGTGGTACCACAAGAATCCCTGCTGTAAAAGAGAAGATCAGTAAATTTTTTGGCAAAGAAGTCAGTACAACTCTGAATGCAGATGAGGCTGTGGCACGAGGTTGTGCACTGCAG TGTGCTATTTTATCCCCGGCTTTCAAAGTGAGAGAGTTTTCTATCACAGATTTGATACCGTATCCTATTTCTTTGCGATGGAATTCGCCGGCAGAGGAAGGGTTAAG TGACTGCGAGGTCTTTCCCAAGAACCATCCTGCTCCGTTTTCCAAGGTCCTCACTTTCTACAGAAAGGAGCCCTTCACTCTGGAGGCATACTACAGTTCCCCCAAGGACCTGCCTTACCCAGACAGTGCTATAG CTCACTTCTTGGTTCAGAAGGTCACTCCTCAAACAGATGGATCCAGTTCCAAAGTGAAAGTCAAAGTCAGAGTAAATATCCACGGCATCTTCAGTGTCTCAAGCGCATCTTTAGTGGAGGTTCATAAATCTGATGAGAACGAGGAGCCCATGGAGACAGATCAGCATGCAAAGGAGGAAGAG AAGATGCAAGTAGATGAGGAGCAACAAAAGGCTGAAGAACAACAGCAGACCCAACCTGAAAATAAGGCAGAGTCTGAAGAAATGGAG ACTTGTCAGGCTGACTCAAAAGACAAGAAAGTGGATCAACCACCTCaagccaagaaggccaaagtGAAGACGACAACAGTGGACCTTCCCATTGAGAACCAGTTGGTGTGGCAGATAGGGAAGGATATGCTCAACTTATTCATTGAAAATGAG GGTAAGATGATAATGCAGGACAAGCTGGAGAAGGAGCGGAACGATGCCAAGAATGCAGTGGAAGAGTATGTATATGAAATGAGAGATAAACTCTGCGGTGTTTATGAGAAATTCATCAGTGAAGAT GATCGGAATAGCTTCACACTGAAGTTGGAAGATACAGAAAATTGGCTTTATGAAGATGGGGAAGACCAGCCCAAACAAATATACATTGATAAATTGACAGAACTGAAG GCTCTGGGTCAGCCCATTCAGGCAAGATTCCAAGAATCGGAGGAAAGACCAAAAGCATTTGAGGAGCTGGGGAAGCAAATCCAACAGTACATGAAAGCTGTTCATGCATTCAAAGTAAAG GATGAACAGTACGAGCATCTCGATGAAGCCGACGTGGCAAAGGTGGAGAAGAATGCGAATGAAGCCATGGAGTGGATGAACAATAACCTCAATCTTCAGAACAAAAGAAGTCTTACCTTGGACCCTGTTATAAAAGCAAAAGACATACAGGCTAAAGCTAAA GAATTGGCAAGTATTTGTAATCCCATAgtcaacaaacccaaacccaaggTGGAACTGCCGAAGGAGGAGCAGAAGCCGACGGAACCCAACGGACCACTGGAAGGGCAGGGAGATGCCAGGAGCGGCACCCACCCCCCCGAGCAGGGCACTGCCCCCACAGCCACCGAGAAGAAGCTTCCAGAAATGGACATTGACTGA
- the RNF14 gene encoding E3 ubiquitin-protein ligase RNF14, with translation MSSEDKEAQEDELLALASIYDEDEFKRAESAQGGETRICLELPQDFKIFVGGSATEGLQSNEFEYSVCFLPPLVLNFELPPDYPSKSPPVFTLSGKWLSQAQLSALCKHLDNVWEENRGCVVLFAWMQFLKEETLSYLNISSPYELKMCPQGKGQSRTPLGPLDAGKDCGGAAGSATAEEEIMDARAVQDVESLSSLIREILDFDQAQRRKCFNSKMYLCNICFCEKLGSECMHFTDCSHVYCKACLKDYFEIQIRDGQVHCLNCPEPKCSSVATPGQVKELVGEELFARYDRLLLQSSLDLMADVVYCPRPGCQTPVMQEPGCTMGICSCCNYAFCTLCKMTYHGVSPCKVTAEKLMDLRNSYLEADEATKRFLEQRYGKRVIQKALEEMESKEWLEKNSKSCPCCGTHIEKLDGCNKMTCTGCMQYFCWLCMGSLSRANPYRHFNDPSSPCFNRLFQAMHIDDGEYWEVEDDDQ, from the exons ATGTCTTCAGAGGACAAGGAAGCCCAGGAGGATGAGCTGCTGGCTCTGGCCAGCATCTATGATGAAGATGAGTTTAAGAGAGCTGAGTCTGCCCAAGGAGGAGAGACAAGAATTTGTCTGGAGTTGCCTCAAGACTTCAAAATTTTTGTGGGTG GCAGTGCCACAGAAGGCCTCCAGAGCAATGAGTTTGAGTACTCTGTGTGCTTCCTGCCTCCCCTCGTGCTGAATTTTGAGCTCCCACCTGACTACCCTTCGAAGTCTCCACCAGTGTTCACCCTCAGTGGGAAGTGGCTCTCCCAGGCCCAG CTCAGCGCTCTTTGCAAACACTTGGACAATGTGTGGGAAGAGAATCGAGGCTGTGTGGTCCTATTTGCTTGGATGCAGTTCCTGAAGGAAGAAACATTGAGTTACCTGAATATTTCATCCCCCTATGAGCTAAAAATGTGCCCtcaagggaaggggcagagtcGGACACCGCTGGGGCCTCTGGATGCTGGGAAGGACTGTGGGGGTGCAGCaggctctgccacagctgaggaGGAAATCATGGatgccagagctgtgcaggaCGTGGAGTCGTTGTCAAGTCTCATCAGGGAAATCTTGGACTTTGACCAGGCCCAGAGGAGGAAGTGCTTTAACAGTAAGATGTATTTGTGCAATATctgcttctgtgagaagctgggCAGTGAGTGCATGCACTTCACCGACTGCAGCCACGTGTACTGCAAAGCCTGCCTGAAGGACTACTTTGAGATTCAGATCAGGGATGGGCAGGTCCACTGCCTCAACTGCCCTGAGCCCAAGTGTTCTTCTGTCGCCACTCCTGGCCAG GTGAAGGAGCTGGTTGGAGAGGAGCTGTTTGCCCGCTATGACCGGCTGCTCCTGCAGTCCAGCCTGGACCTGATGGCCGATGTGGTGTATTGCCCTCGCCCGGGCTGCCAGACCCCGGTGATGCAGGAGCCAGGCTGCACCATGGgcatctgctcctgctgcaacTATGCCTTCTGCACCCTCTGCAAGATGACCTACCATGGGGTGTCCCCCTGTAAGGTCACTGCAG AGAAATTAATGGATTTACGAAATAGCTATCTGGAAGCAGACGAGGCAACTAAAAGATTTTTGGAACAACGTTATGGCAAGCGAGTGATTCAGAAAGCCCTTGAGGAGATGGAGAGCAAGGAATGGCTGGAAAAGAACTCCAAGTCCTGTCCTTGTTGTGGGACTCACATAGAG AAACTGGATGGCTGTAACAAAATGACGTGCACAGGGTGCATGCAGTACTTCTGCT